DNA sequence from the Longimicrobiaceae bacterium genome:
CAGGATGGCGGCCTCGGCTTCCGCCTGCGCGCGGGCGCCCGCCTCGTAGCAGCGGCGGCCGGGCTCGGTGATGACGGCGAGGACGCTACGCCGGTCGCCCGGGTCCGGGACGCGGCGCACCAGGGCGTCGCCCTCCAGCCGGTCCACGAGCTGGGTCACGTTGGAGCGGACGCACGACAGGCGCTCCGCCAGCTGCCCCAGGGGGAGCGGCTCCCCGGCGGCCACCAG
Encoded proteins:
- a CDS encoding MarR family transcriptional regulator, which translates into the protein MTELDETSPCAGASLAMRILHAGSGVADRIEHALEPVGLSLAKMGVLRHLVAAGEPLPLGQLAERLSCVRSNVTQLVDRLEGDALVRRVPDPGDRRSVLAVITEPGRRCYEAGARAQAEAEAAILATLSPEEREHLATLLDRLGSHAFAG